cacaatcacagaaaactaatcaaactgatcacatggaccacagccttgtctaattcaatgaaactatgactGATGCCTTATAAGGCcatccaagacagacaggtcatagtggagagtactgacaaaacgtggcccactggagaagggaatgacaaaccacttcagtattcttgccttgagaaccccatgaacagtatgaaaaggcaaaaagatatgacactgaaagatgaactccccaggtcagtaggtgcccaatatgctactggagaagagtggagaaataactccagaaagaatgaagagacggagccaaagcaaaaacaatgcccagttgtgactggtgatggaagtaaagtccaattctaaaagaacaatattgcaatgaaacatggaatgttaggtccatgaatcaaggcaaattggaagtggtcaaacaggagatggcaagagtgaatattgacattttaggaatcagtgaactaaaatggactggaatgggtgaatttaattcagatgaccattatatctactactgtgggcaaaaatcccttagaagaaatggagtaaccctcatagtcaacaaaagagtctgaaatgcagtacttgggtgcaatctcaaaaacaacagaatgatctctatttgtttccaaggcaaaccattcaatatcacagtaatccaagtctatgccccaaccactaatggtgaagaagctgagTTGAACGGTTTTATGAagacaagaccttctagaactaacaccaaaaaaaagatgtccttttcatcataggggactggaatgcaaaagtaggaagtcaagagatacctggagtaacaggcaagtttggccttggagtacagaatgaagcaggacaaaggctaatagagttttgccaagagaatgcattggtcatagcaaacaccctcttccaacaacacaagagaagactctacacatggacatcaccagatggttaataccaaaattggattgattatattctttgtagccaaagatggagaagctctatacagtcaccaaaaaaaagtcaccaaagatgactgtgactcagatcatgaactccttatttcaacattcaaacttaaattgaagaaagtagagaaaaccactagaccattcaggtatgacctaaatcaaatcccttatgattatacagtgaaagtgacaaatagattcaagggattagatctgatagacagagtgcctgaagaactatggatggaggttcatgacattgtacaggaggcagtgatcaagaccatcctcagaAGATGGcaagatcaagaccatcctcaaaaataagaaaggcaaagtggttgtctgaggaggccttacaaatagctaaggaaaagaagagaagcaaaagacaaaggagaaaaagaaagatatacccatttgaatgcagagttccaaagaatagcaaggagagataataagaaagccttcctaagtgatcaatgcaaagtacactagaacaatagaatgggaaagactagagatctcttcaagatgttagagataccaagggaccacttcatgcaaagatgaactcaataaaggacagaaattgtatggacctaacagaagcagaagatattaagaagaggtggcaagaatacacagaactatacagaaaagatcttcatgacccagataaccacgatggtgtgatcactcacctagagccagacatcctggagtgcaaagtcaagtgggccttaagaagcatcaaccatgaacaaagctagtggaggtggtggaattccagttgagctgtttcaaatcctaaatgatgatgctgtgaaagtgttgcactcaatacgccagcaaatttggaaaacacaggactggaaaatgtcagttttcattccaatctcaaagaaaggcaatgccaaagaatattcaaactaccacacagttgcactcatctcacacactagcaaagtaatgctcaaaattctccaagccaggcttcaacagtatatgaactgagaacttccagatgttcaagctgaatttagaaaaggcagaggaaccagagatcaaatcggcagcatccattggatcatggaaaaagcaagagagttccagaaaaacatctatttctcctttattgactatgccaaagcctttgactgtttcactgtgtggatcacaacaaactgtggaaaattcttaaggagatgggaaacctcctgagaaatctgtatgcaggtcaagaagcaacatttagaaatggatatggaacaatagactggttccaaatcaggaaaggagtacatcaaaaaagggtgtatattgtcaccctgcttatttaacttatatgaagtgtacatcatgggaaatgctgggctgtgtgaagcacaagctggaatcaagattgctggggaaaatatcaataacatcagatatatggatgacaccacccttttggcagaaagcaaagaactaaagcacctctttatgaaagtgaaagaggagaatgaaaaagttgacttaaaactcacattcagaaaatgaagatcatggcatctggttacatcacttcatggcaaatagatggggaaacaatggaaacagtgacagactttattttggggggctccaaaatcactgcagatggtgattgtagccatgaaattaaaagatgcttgctcctttggagaaaagctatgaccaatctagacagtatattaaaaagcagagccattactttgccaacaaaggtccatctagtcaaagatatggtttttccagtagtcatgtatggatgtgagtgttggactataaagaaaactgaaggccaaagaattgatgcttttgaactgtggtgttggagaagactcatgagagtcccttggacagaaaggagatccaagcagtccatcctaaaggaaatcagtcccgaatattcattggacagactgatgctgaagctgaagaactgactcattggaaaagaccctgaagctgcaaaagattgaagacagaaggagaagaggatgacagaggatgagataattgaatggcatcaccgactcagtggacatgagttgagcaagctccgggagttggtgatggacagggaagcctggtgtgctgcagtccctggggtcgcaaagagtcggacacgactaagggactgaactgaactgatgttaataAGTGACAAAATAAAGCAGTATTACAAACATTTTATACATCCATAACATACcttgatttttcttaatttttttcagtatttctaaGCTACGTAGttcatctgcaattttttttcaaatagttgcaaatatttttaaaaattataatacactTATTGAAAGCAGTTTGTGTATAAGTGAACCTGCATGGTGCAGATCATTGTTGTTCAAGACTCAACACTATAGTCATATGCTATAATACTGGATTTAGGGCTTAAGCATTTGAGttttgaaaaacataattcagtccatactacttttcattccttttcttatCTATTGTATTAGCTAAGACTTACTGTTGGATGTTGAAAAGGTTTTGTAGTGAGGACTTCCTAGCCTTGTTACTAATTCTAACAAGAAAGTTTTTGCTTTCTCACCATAAATATGACCTTAGCTCTAGATTTTTGGTAGATGTTACTTTTCAAGTTAAGGAAATTCTCTATTCCTAGCCTGCTTAGAGCTCCTTCATTTTTATGACTTGTACCATCACCACACATATTATTTAGGTTCAAAATGATGAGACACCTTCTTTGCTGCATCTTTCTCATACTAATCAGTTACTGTGTTCTGGGTattatacttatatttttaaataagccttttaaaaattacatcggCATACTTCAAGCCCCATCAATAACATAAACTGATAAAGCAGTATCCCTGCCTCCAATCTTACatccttcaaatatattttccatatatCCCTAAGACTTTCCTTGATTAACAACACCCACTCTCAGGCACCTCACCTTACAGTCTCCATATTCATTTTTTGTGTGcattaaacaatgaaataaaatttctggatTTCAATTACATGCCCAATGATTTGATTCAAACATTAAATCGCAAGTTCTATAAAGAATAAGGTTATTTATACCTAAGCCTACCACAAGATCAGATGAtgttaaagattaaataaaattaatagaacAAATGAAGATACAGAGGCATAGTAGGAAAAGTTTGAATCCCATTCTATTTTGATGACTGCCTAGCCtctattcttttattaaatattctttaaataattaatataggAAAAATTTTGAAGGTTCATTTAAGGAAATGATTgctcaaaaattttatatatttttatctcccACTTCGGTTTTTTATATTAGGACCCAGGAGCAAGCAGGTCCTCAGAGCACTCCCCTATGCCTGAGACACTCAGTACACAATTTCCCAAGCTGATGCATAAAATGAagattatttattgtttgtttcttcttattattaCCTTTTGatacaccatatataaaatagttgattcaagtgaaaattttaaaaaggttataaaaaattagtaaacagaaacctcaattaaatagaATTGAAGGCTCAAAGTTGGGAGTTTTCACACCTACAACAAAGTAGAGCCCAATAGGAAGGACAAAAACTCCTCTTCTTTCCTATGAaagactcagccaatgaaaaatCAAGGACTGTTTGTTCACTACAGCacctgttgacttaaaaaaatacacacatgagAGTCTTGAGTCAAATtttattgggggcaaaatgaAGTCTATAGTCTGGGAGACAGCCCtaagatagctctgagaaactactCCAAAGatggtcagtatatatgtgattttgttGAAGGGGTATACATattttttgcacatttttttgTTCAAAAATTAAGCACACATTTTTTGAAGGTTTCTGATGCTTACAAGGAACAGTTGTCACCAtggattttagtgtttttctagatatgaggagacaCAAAAATTGGgttcataaaatcagctcctgaaaatatctatctgaagacctgttctgccagtttttcccagagcacagaatgcCTCATTTCTGTTCTCCACCCTGAAATCTATTCAAAGAGTGTTGAAAATCAACAGCTGTGTCAGTACTTGATCTAATCCTTACAGAGGTATATGGCAAAtaccaatttgtagttgacatgctcagtctttcttctttaaaagatttCTCTTTCCATTGTCATTCGGGAACTTGAATGTATGTGTCTTGCCATGGTGGCAGACCTTGAATTGCAACTCTGTGCTTCTCCTGCATGTTTGCTGGAGAACTATCTGGCAGTCTTTTTGTTTCAGGTCAACATTTCCGTGGCCCCCACAGGGACCAGAGATGACTCCCAACAGCACTAGGCCTGGTGTGCAAACAGGCGCAGTACCCTCTTTTGAGCCCATTGTTGACTGCTGTTTTACTCACCAACTTTGGAGAGTGAAGATGTGTTTATCCTGGAACTGAGCTTTCACCCTCTTTGCATTTGAAGCACTCTGGCTTTATTTGGGATCTATTTAAAGGTTTTGACTTTCTGGTTAATATGTGGCTCTTTAGGCTAGTAGTCATTTGGCACTTTGGTGTGATTTGAGATCAGACTCCTCCGTGGAAACTGATCAGCCTGTTACCTGCAGAGCAGACATTGCTTCTCCTAAGGTGGCTAGCCTccaacccatttttaaaatttatttatttattttaattggaggctaattactttacaatattgtggtagtttttgccatgCATCAATGTGAACAGGGCTTTTTTCTCTGAAACAATGCTGGGTTTTTTAGGCTTTCATCTATTCCTTTGGAAGGGCTGCAAGGAAATTACTCTTTTTCCCTGGCAAAGACTCAGCCAGTGAAAAAGCAAGGACTGTGTTCACTACAGAGTTCCcaacttccatttttttctataaaatggttCTCCTTCCCTTGACACGCAGAAACTTGCATATGGATTGCCATGATTACAGACCACAAATTATAATTCTCTGCTGATCCTAAACAAGCCCATATTTGCTAGAGAAAGATCTGGTGGTCGGTTTCAGGTCAAAACCCTTTAGCATGTTAGAAAAATCAGTACTAATTCAGGaatcatttactttaaaaagtaagttGGACATTTTTTTCAATATCCAATGCTTGTGTGTAAAATGTGTTATTTGCTCacttgtgttcgactctttgtaacccctagactgtagccctccagattcctctgtccatggaattctccaggaaaaaatgctagagtgggtggccatttacTTCTTCatgagatcttctcaacccacggattaaacctgggcctcctgcattgcaggcagattctttacagtctgagccatcgGGATTGTGTATAAGGGAAGGAGCAATTCCAAAACTAACACTGgacaaaataattgtttaaacactataataatgtataaaaataatgttcagcagaatgtaataaaaacaaatagaaatcagTTTTGTGAAATAAACTGTTATTTGAGATTAGTGTGAGGATTCATCTTGGACAATGCTTCTGTAATGTCCAGAGCATCTCTAATATTCAAGATTTACATTTGACAATGCTCACATGGAAATAAAGTATTATATGGAAATAATACCTTACctttaaaaagcttttgataacATTTCTATGATACTCAGGAGAATAATTTCATTGATGACCAGAGGAGTACAAAGTAAACAGACACCACTCAttagtggaagaaaataataatcacaGAATAGTACTTTTCTTCTCCAAAAGTTTGTTTAGAGCTTCTTTGACATCTTTGTTTCTCAGAGAGTAAATCAGAGGATTCAACATGGGAGTGAGCAGGGTGTAACACAAGGAGGCCACTTTACTCAGCTCAGGAAATGTGTCAGGAGTGAGATACATAAAAAAGACAGCACCATAGAGTACACTCACGACTCCCAGGTGGGAGCTGCAAGTAGAGAAGGCTTTCTGACGTCCCTCGGTGGAGGGTATCTTTAGAACTGTGGACACAatatacaaatatgaaataaCAATAACTATGATGGTAGGCAAGATAATGAGGCCAGATAAGGTGAAAGAAACCATTCTCAGGATGAAGAGGTCAGAACAAGATAGCCTCTGAAGTGGGCGAGTGTCACAGTAAAAATGGTCAATGGTCCGAGAAGCACAAAAGGATAAAGTAAATGTCATGCTGGTCTGAAGAACTGAGCTGATGCAGCCACAAAAATAGGAACCAGCCACCAACTGAACACAGACACGTGTTGACATCTGGACCGTGTAGAGGAGTGGGTTGCAGATGGCAATGAAGCGATCATAAGCCATGACTGCCAGGAGAAACCCCTCAGTCACAATGAAGAGGCGCAAAGAGAAAGAGCTGGGTCACACAGCCTGCAAAGGAGATGGACTTGCTCTCAGACCAGAAGTTGATCATAGCCTTGGGTGCAATAACAGAAGAATAGAAGAGATCGACGAAGGCCAGGTTGCCTAGGAAGAAATACATTGGTGTGTTCAGCCGGGGATCAAACATAATAATGACCATCATGCCAATGTTCCCTAGAAGGATCATGGCATAGACAAGCAGAAAAAGCAGGAAGAGCAGAATGTGGAGCTCTGGGTGCACCCGGAAGCCGACAAGAATGAAGTCAGTCACATCTGAGTGGTTGCGTGTTTCTCTGTCGCCCATGGCAGAAACCTGCTGAGAGGCAGAAGGCAAAACAAGCAAATGAACTCTAGGCTGTCATCCTCGTTACAAATCACCTCTTACTGTATTAGGAGTCACAAAGCTCTTCTACAATCATTATTCATTTTAACCTTAAAAATTACTAATTTATACAACTAGTGGAATTAGATCTTTTCCTTCTGAATCTTATACAGCGTCTTTCCACCAAATATCTATCACTTCTGTATATATTTCCAACTCATGATTTATGCAATAAATGAAATGTCAGGAAATAGTGTTTGCAAGAGAGcacaaatatttcaataaatgacaGTTGGAAGCAATTTTGGAGTCTGGGTTTGGAGATAAGGGCTTCAGTAGTCTAGTTTAGGAAAACCTAGCTTGGCAGGCATAGATTACCAGCAGATACAAAGGAAATGATTGAATTTTAACGTACCTGAAAGGTGCAATTATTTTTTGTGGGTAATGGAAACCATGGATTCTGATATAACTTGTATACTCACAAAGAAAAAGTTGTGCAcaaccaaacacaaaaattatcAGCACTTGTATGATAGAATTTCTCCAGATGAGCCTCAAAATCTCTTTCATAAAAAcaattttccttcatttcctcaacTGACAGCTCATAGTGAAGAGAGAGACTTATTCTGTCTAGATAGAATTATTTAGAAATGGATACTAAACAAAAGATACATGAAGAAGAAATTGTTGATTGCATTCTTATTTACCCTGAATATAACTTTCACAGTCATCATTAGTTCATTTACTAGACACTTCAAATAAGATCACTCTTTTCCCCAAGGCTTTATGTACATGATTCTGTGtagacaacaataataatagcaaacattaTGTGACATCTTTTATAGGCCACTTCTCTAAATGCTTTCATAATAGCTCATTTAATACATACAACAATAATATGAAGTGAGTGTTATCGTATTCCCCAGATTACAGTAAGGAAAATGAAGTAccaggaaataaaatatgttgaAAGACACCTACTAGGGTCAGAATTGAAATCTGAAGTCAAGAAATCTGGTTCCAGAATCCATGCTCTTAATCACTGTGTGATATCTATCACCTTTTTCTTTGATAAAGAAATCTGAGAGAAGTTTAATATTTTGGTGAGGAAAAGATGACTTTCAGTAAAATGGTATTGTCttgatatatttttgttattcacCAGATCCatcaaaagttaaatataaagataatGATATTATAAAGGGGCAAGATTTTAAATAGATCATAATTAGGGTTTTAGGAGTATAAATTATTTAGACAGTGAAAGGAATCACTGTCATAGttgtaaaatgttttttgaaagataatgttatcttatttatatttccttaaaATCCTGTCTAGAACCAAGGGAccagattattttaatttttgagatttattgCTATCAAACTCATTCTAATGTTAATAAGTTTACAGCTAAAGACAGTTATATTTGGAAAAAGGAGAGTGTTTTTCCCAGAGTAATCAATAGACAAGTAGTCAGTTGGTGATTTATTATTTGTCAAAAACTCACATGCTTTCAAATTTACTCTTACCTTATATTGTTTGGTTATTTGTCATGTTCTGTAAAAAGAAGCAGCAGAATTCTGATGTTTTTGTcttgttattgttttaattttagaaagagtAAACAAATTTAATGACTatgttacaaaaataatttaaaaaatcattatgtcaaaataaaatgaacCCCTTTCCTCTCAAAATTTCCAAATGCATGTTCATTTTCCCAGTTTCATATTCTTCCCTTAGAGAAAATAGCCTTATTTTTCTTACTGCTTTGTGTAAACTACTGGACTTTCCTTTAGTAGTTGACATTGGAAAAAGTCATTGTTCTTTGTAGAAGAAAAGCAAGTGTATTTTCCAGTGATGCTTGGATAACTCTGAAATGCTTTCAGGAATTATATTCCATAGTTATGCAAAGTGAGTCTGAGGAATCAATCAATAGGATAATCCCTCTTCTGCATTCTCTAGTGCTTGAATGCTTTTAAGAAGCAAAAATAGATTGTCTTAGACATCCAAGTACAGGCCCTGAGTCATCTGGGATCTCTGATTATCTGCTCAAATAACAGCAGCAGTTTTCATAATGGCTTTGGCACAacagtattaatttttataattgcaGCATTGAGGTTTCCTTTACCTTCTGGGATATAGCCCtcctgggaaagaaagaagtataaattttttattaagatGTCTAGACTCCAGAGTCAAGATCCATGAAGAACATAGGGACTtcagacttaaaaaagaaaagaagaaaagaaagaaaatgggggcGGGGGTGTGTGGAATCAGCCTGAGTCTAACAGGAGTCAGCATACATACAAGTGCTGTTTTCTTGTGAGAATCCTTTGGGAAGGACCaaaaagatcttttttaaaatcatcaatcCAAAAAAGACATATCTGAGTCAGAGTTCTAAAACACAACTTGCATCTAAAAATGCAGCTTTAgtcattattttttctcaaacACTTCACTGAGAAATAATTAGTGTGAAGCAAACTGTATTCACTGAGTATACATTTCTGAGTTTTGCCAGCTTTACACATCAATGAGACCACCACCATATCAAGATACAGAGTATTTCCTCCAAGAGACTTATCATGCCCTTTTTTAACCATGCCTGCTTCCAACTCCATTTTCAGCTAACCagtgatatgattttttttttgcatataaatatGTTTGCATATAGTATGCACCTTTTCCTCTCAGGTTTCTTTCACTAATAAAATGATTTTGagatttattcattttgtaaTATCTATAAGTAACTCATTCTATTTATTGATGAGTATTCCATTTACATATGTACCAAATTTTGGTACTCTTAAATCTTGGGTAGTTGAGGTGTTTTCTGATTTCAGATATTGTGAATAAAGTCAATATAAATATTCACACACACTTATTTGATCAAGAAcccacttccttcctctcctctctcagcACAGCATAACTCTCCTACACTCAAGCAAGTgcagaaaaaaatacacagatttcCCTTCCCCTCGGTGCCAGACAAAGGCGACCATATCACCGTGAGAGTTAAGTCGCTATATTCATGTCCcgctgtttgcaaccccgtggactgagtCCACCAACttctcctgtccatgggagtctccaggcaagactactaggaaggctgctgtgccctcctcccggggatcttcccagccaggaattgaaccactcttttgtctcctgcattggcagatgagttctttactactagcgccacctgggaagcccatcacctTGAGAGTATCAGGCAGCAAATATATCTCATCCCCAAGATGTAAATAATGCAGAAAGTCTATTCAAAGCAAGAGTGGCTAAAATATCTTGAAGATCTCTTTTTTTATCCAGCCTCCATTAATAGGGTAGAAGCTTGACCTCTGTCATGTtacaccaagaatactggagcgcaaTAATACCATTGGCTACTGACCATACCCAGAAACCTACTCCTAAATCAGAGGTGTCACTCAGAGAACTGAACCACAGGTTTAGCCTAGAATGAAAAGTGTACCGTAACAGAGATCTCCAAGTGAACTGTATTTAGAACAAAGTGTGGAAAAGTTCAAGCATAAGTGAATTTAAGtttcagaaacttaaaaataatttggtgATAAGTAATGAAGTAGAGATGGTTAGCTCCATGAAAGCAAAAAGCCAATTGTCGACCAGCTAGAAGTTTACTAGAGAGAAGTAGAGAAGGAGCCAGCTAAGAAATGCCTTCTCTGGTTTTAAACAAGCATTAAAAACTAGCCTTAAAGACTATCCTTgtaaaggagattaaaaaaaaaattttttggtatCTGTTGCATTTcaagatatattattttttaatttattgtttattgAGGTAACACTGGTCTATATTATACAAGTTTCATGAATACattatatttctccttttatatacACTGCACAGTGCTCACCACCAAAAACACTTTTCATCACCATATAGTTGATCTCCTTAACCCATTTCACTCTCCACTCCCCCACTATTCTCTTCTATGTATCTACATGCTTGTTTTCGATTGGTTTGGTTTgcttacttattttgtttttgcttgtttttttttttttttttgtattccacatatgagtgaagtcatatggtatttgtctttctctatctaacttatttcacttagtataatatcctTTAAGTCCATCTGTGTTACCACAATTGGCAAGGtttcatcttttttatggttgaatataAGTCTATTCTGTATATACGctgcatcttctttacccatccaTCAGTGGGCCTTTAAACTGTTTTtctatcttggttattgtaaatagcactgtgatgaacataagggtgcatatatcttttcaactAGTACTTTCATATTCTTTGGTAAATACTGAGAAGTGGAATGACTGATTCAGATGCTGGCTCTGttcttaatattttgagaaatatccATAATTTTTTATAGTGGCTAAGCCAACTTATATTCTCACCAAaactctgtttccttttctccacatcctcaccaatacttctcatttcttgcctttttgacaatagccattctaataggcaggaggtggtagctcattgtgactttgatttgcattaatttgtgatgttgaacatttttcatgaGCCTGTTGGCCATATGTctgtctcctttggaaaaatgtatattcaagtcctttgaccactttttttatttcactcatttattGTTGAAACACACACTgttgtaaatgtaaaataaaaatcaatgatgaaagcagagaaaaagtAAGCCCTTAAAgagcttacatttttaaaagaattgtttttaattggacAATAAtgactttacaatgttgtgttggtttctgctgtgcaacaacaTGAACCagctatgaaagtgaagtcactcagtcgtgtccgactctttgcgaccccatggatg
The genomic region above belongs to Odocoileus virginianus isolate 20LAN1187 ecotype Illinois unplaced genomic scaffold, Ovbor_1.2 Unplaced_Contig_59, whole genome shotgun sequence and contains:
- the LOC110152923 gene encoding LOW QUALITY PROTEIN: olfactory receptor 9K2 (The sequence of the model RefSeq protein was modified relative to this genomic sequence to represent the inferred CDS: deleted 1 base in 1 codon); protein product: MGDRETRNHSDVTDFILVGFRVHPELHILLFLLFLLVYAMILLGNIGMMVIIMFDPRLNTPMYFFLGNLAFVDLFYSSVIAPKAMINFWSESKSISFAGCVTQLFLFALFIVTEGFLLAVMAYDRFIAICNPLLYTVQMSTRVCVQLVAGSYFCGCISSVLQTSMTFTLSFCASRTIDHFYCDTRPLQRLSCSDLFILRMVSFTLSGLIILPTIIVIVISYLYIVSTVLKIPSTEGRQKAFSTCSSHLGVVSVLYGAVFFMYLTPDTFPELSKVASLCYTLLTPMLNPLIYSLRNKDVKEALNKLLEKKSTIL